From Clavelina lepadiformis chromosome 9, kaClaLepa1.1, whole genome shotgun sequence, the proteins below share one genomic window:
- the LOC143470529 gene encoding synaptic vesicular amine transporter-like isoform X6 gives MICDSDLTETSINGTRTTNATLGLATVNVSSAQQVVTPRSLKEAEKDFPLFENLNKATIYAAKSIFQAYFSVTIGPIIDRFGHKVAMYTGTGFLFVTAIGFGLARSYPVLLLSATIHGIGSSCVTVGGMTMLAKTFNNHEERGKIFGLTMASVAASISGGLAVWSVLDPVNSTTNPATLFVNAVAISLLGLCHLFHNYLEIKKVKKDKKPIVVWKFPKHFYMLVLEALLILGLVVGVLFGGFSGWLTCRFMSFPELISGTGKVLVFLPAFFGFQLTASLVPSSPLSCRFLFPLMIAGMVIISLGLLAITLSSSLFHIMIFLFAVGCGCGLVASCVYPRLARLVAVSGMSNYGTVYGSADAIICVGFTAGIYAASAVVQASTYVILMLLSACVCLLYATFIVVVIFSMGRIFDKQITALFELEQMNRKRSKAETGVNSKVTTRVVSNV, from the exons ATGATATGTGACTCAGACTTGACGGAAACAAGCATTAACGGTACCAGGACAACAAACGCCACGTTGGGGTTGGCAACTGTAAATGTGTCGTCTGCACAGCAAGTTGTCACGCCACGAAGTTTAAAGGAAGCTGAAAAAGATTTTcctttatttgaaaacctcAACAAAGCCACCATTTATGCCGCTAAATCGATATTTCAAGCTTATTTCAGCGTTACTATAGGTCCAATCATCGACAGATTCGGGCACAAGGTTGCCATGTATACTGGAACCGGATTTCTCTTCGTAACTGCAATAG gATTTGGCCTGGCCCGGAGTTACCCTGTTCTTCTTTTATCGGCCACTATACATGGCATTGGGTCTTCATGTGTTACGGTAGGCGGGATGACTATGCTGGCGAAGACCTTCAACAACCATGAAGAACGAGGAAAAATATTTGGGCTGACTATGGCATCGGTAGCAGCTTCCATATCAG GTGGACTGGCAGTATGGAGCGTATTGGACCCAGTTAACTCTACTACAAATCCAGCTACGTTGTTTGTCAATGCCGTGGCTATAAGTTTGCTCGGACTCTGTCACCTTTTCCACAATTATTTGGAgatcaaaaaagttaaaaag GATAAGAAACCAATCGTCGTGTGGAAATTCCCGAAACACTTCTACATGCTAGTGCTGGAAGCCCTTCTGATACTTGGGTTGGTGGTAGGAGTATTGTTCGGCGGATTTTCAGGCTGGTTAACTTGTCGTTTTATGTCATTTCCCGAATTAATTTCAG GTACCGGTAAGGTTCTTGTTTTTCTTCCTGCGTTTTTTGGGTTCCAGCTGACAGCAAGTTTGGTCCCTTCTTCGCCCCTTTCCTGCCGCTTTCTTTTCCCGTTGATGATTGCGGGAATGGTCATCATTTCTTTGGGACTGTTGGCAATAACACTTTCATCAAG CTTATTCCACATCATGATCTTTTTGTTTGCTGTGGGCTGTGGATGTGGGTTGGTTGCCAGTTGTGTTTATCCACGTTTGGCAAGGCTGGTAGCAGTTAGTGGAATGTCAAACTACGGAACCGTATACGGATCGGCGGATGCTATCATCTGTGTTGGTTTTACTGCAG GTATTTATGCCGCCAGTGCAGTCGTGCAGGCTTCGACCTACGTCATATTGATGTTGCTGTCTGCTTGTGTTTGCTTGTTGTACGCCACATTTATAGTAGTCGTGATCTTTTCGATGGGACGaatatttgataaacaaat AACCGCGTTGTTTGAGCTTGAACAGATGAACAGGAAACGATCCAAGGCTGAAACCGG CGTCAACTCAAAAGTCACGACAAGGGTCGTCAGCAACGTTTAA
- the LOC143470531 gene encoding chromaffin granule amine transporter-like, translated as MIWLGQNYKIPASLNVLCILFINFVLPSTMVSVFPTLLWKNHLESNPYLDNANNNVNITTEDNMSTNVTLHTPTTNSTSTWQTITIQSIEDAKKAFIATQGVKMSSIFICKMAVQFVTGLFVGPLIDRIGCKVPMFAGTVVMTLSAIGFALAKSYPALFVSVAIQGIGASCNVVGGMTMLANTVTDKNIRGHVIRLSLLSILLGSAAGLWSGSLWTLFMIKLLAFSFLPA; from the exons ATGATTTGGCTTGgacaaaactacaaaatacCAGCTTCGCTTAATGTGCTCTGTATTTTGTTCATCAATTTCGTCCTTCCGTCAACCATGG tttcGGTTTTTCCAACCCTCCTTTGGAAAAATCATTTGGAGTCAAATCCATATTTGGACAATGCAAACAACAACGTTAATATAACGACAGAGGATAATATGTCGACAAACGTCACGTTACATACACCAACTACAAATTCGACTTCAACTTGGCAAACAATTACGATACAAAGTATAGAAGACGCGAAAAAAGCGTTTATCGCCACCCAGGGTGTGAAAATGTCCTCCATTTTCATCTGCAAAATGGCCGTCCAATTCGTTACTGGTCTGTTTGTCGGTCCATTGATTGACAGGATCGGATGCAAGGTTCCCATGTTTGCTGGGACCGTTGTTATGACGTTATCTGCCATAG GTTTTGCACTGGCCAAGTCGTACCCTGCTCTATTTGTATCGGTCGCCATTCAAGGTATCGGTGCTTCATGTAACGTGGTGGGCGGGATGACCATGCTGGCCAATACTGTCACCGACAAGAACATCAGGGGACACGTGATAAGACTGTCTTTGTTATCAATATTACTTGGATCGGCAG CCGGACTATGGAGTGGGAGTTTGTGGACACTTTTCATGATAAAACTGTTAGCTTTCTCATTCTTGCCGGCGTGA
- the LOC143470529 gene encoding synaptic vesicular amine transporter-like isoform X4 gives MHSNQKLFMFKVVAVVIVTLTMATNFGLLSMTSLVVPKSLGKSSMICDSDLTETSINGTRTTNATLGLATVNVSSAQQVVTPRSLKEAEKDFPLFENLNKATIYAAKSIFQAYFSVTIGPIIDRFGHKVAMYTGTGFLFVTAIGFGLARSYPVLLLSATIHGIGSSCVTVGGMTMLAKTFNNHEERGKIFGLTMASVAASISGGLAVWSVLDPVNSTTNPATLFVNAVAISLLGLCHLFHNYLEIKKVKKDKKPIVVWKFPKHFYMLVLEALLILGLVVGVLFGGFSGWLTCRFMSFPELISGTGKVLVFLPAFFGFQLTASLVPSSPLSCRFLFPLMIAGMVIISLGLLAITLSSSLFHIMIFLFAVGCGCGLVASCVYPRLARLVAVSGMSNYGTVYGSADAIICVGFTAGIYAASAVVQASTYVILMLLSACVCLLYATFIVVVIFSMGRIFDKQITALFELEQMNRKRSKAETGVNSKVTTRVVSNV, from the exons ccCTGGTCGTTCCAAAGAGCCTTGGGAAATCCTCCATGATATGTGACTCAGACTTGACGGAAACAAGCATTAACGGTACCAGGACAACAAACGCCACGTTGGGGTTGGCAACTGTAAATGTGTCGTCTGCACAGCAAGTTGTCACGCCACGAAGTTTAAAGGAAGCTGAAAAAGATTTTcctttatttgaaaacctcAACAAAGCCACCATTTATGCCGCTAAATCGATATTTCAAGCTTATTTCAGCGTTACTATAGGTCCAATCATCGACAGATTCGGGCACAAGGTTGCCATGTATACTGGAACCGGATTTCTCTTCGTAACTGCAATAG gATTTGGCCTGGCCCGGAGTTACCCTGTTCTTCTTTTATCGGCCACTATACATGGCATTGGGTCTTCATGTGTTACGGTAGGCGGGATGACTATGCTGGCGAAGACCTTCAACAACCATGAAGAACGAGGAAAAATATTTGGGCTGACTATGGCATCGGTAGCAGCTTCCATATCAG GTGGACTGGCAGTATGGAGCGTATTGGACCCAGTTAACTCTACTACAAATCCAGCTACGTTGTTTGTCAATGCCGTGGCTATAAGTTTGCTCGGACTCTGTCACCTTTTCCACAATTATTTGGAgatcaaaaaagttaaaaag GATAAGAAACCAATCGTCGTGTGGAAATTCCCGAAACACTTCTACATGCTAGTGCTGGAAGCCCTTCTGATACTTGGGTTGGTGGTAGGAGTATTGTTCGGCGGATTTTCAGGCTGGTTAACTTGTCGTTTTATGTCATTTCCCGAATTAATTTCAG GTACCGGTAAGGTTCTTGTTTTTCTTCCTGCGTTTTTTGGGTTCCAGCTGACAGCAAGTTTGGTCCCTTCTTCGCCCCTTTCCTGCCGCTTTCTTTTCCCGTTGATGATTGCGGGAATGGTCATCATTTCTTTGGGACTGTTGGCAATAACACTTTCATCAAG CTTATTCCACATCATGATCTTTTTGTTTGCTGTGGGCTGTGGATGTGGGTTGGTTGCCAGTTGTGTTTATCCACGTTTGGCAAGGCTGGTAGCAGTTAGTGGAATGTCAAACTACGGAACCGTATACGGATCGGCGGATGCTATCATCTGTGTTGGTTTTACTGCAG GTATTTATGCCGCCAGTGCAGTCGTGCAGGCTTCGACCTACGTCATATTGATGTTGCTGTCTGCTTGTGTTTGCTTGTTGTACGCCACATTTATAGTAGTCGTGATCTTTTCGATGGGACGaatatttgataaacaaat AACCGCGTTGTTTGAGCTTGAACAGATGAACAGGAAACGATCCAAGGCTGAAACCGG CGTCAACTCAAAAGTCACGACAAGGGTCGTCAGCAACGTTTAA